Proteins encoded by one window of Lycium barbarum isolate Lr01 chromosome 11, ASM1917538v2, whole genome shotgun sequence:
- the LOC132620303 gene encoding histone H1-like isoform X1, producing the protein MTCSICKSSSHNRRGCPLRPPTSATAPASTSAPSRRRYSMPPAEARRRPRGKAPAAPAKPRGKAPPAAAAKPRRKAPTAVAAPKPRGKAAAKATANKASTRAPDAATAPAAAAKARGKTAVVPTKTAPTAIPSKRKCAKPPVPLRPKATTKVNSSQQSSTGSTRKSGVLDNQEACTSMEGSRTRDA; encoded by the exons ATGACATGCTCTATTTGCAAGTCCAGTTCACATAACAGAAGAGGATGCCCTTTAAGACCACCAACATCAGCAACTGCACCAGCATCAACATCAGCCCCTTCCAGAAGAAGATACTCAATGCCACCAGCAGAAGCAAGAAGAAGGCCAAGAGGAAAAGCACCAGCAGCACCAGCAAAGCCAAGAGGAAAAGCACCACCAGCAGCAGCAGCAAAGCCAAGAAGAAAAGCACCGACGGCAGTAGCTGCACCAAAGCCAAGAGGAAAAGCAGCAGCAAAGGCAACAGCAAATAAAGCATCAACTAGAGCACCAGATGCAGCAACTGCACCAGCAGCAGCAGCAAAGGCAAGAGGAAAAACAGCAGTAGTACCAACAAAAACTGCACCAACTGCAATCCCTTCCAAGAGGAAATGCGCAAAACCACCTGTCCCTCTAAGGCCTAAAGCAACTACAAAG GTTAATTCTTCCCAGCAATCATCAACTGGAAGTACAAGAAAGAGTGGTGTTCTTGACAATCAAGAAGCATGTACAAGCATGGAAGGGAGCAGGA CAAGGGATGCCTAG
- the LOC132620303 gene encoding histone H1-like isoform X2, translated as MTCSICKSSSHNRRGCPLRPPTSATAPASTSAPSRRRYSMPPAEARRRPRGKAPAAPAKPRGKAPPAAAAKPRRKAPTAVAAPKPRGKAAAKATANKASTRAPDAATAPAAAAKARGKTAVVPTKTAPTAIPSKRKCAKPPVPLRPKATTKVNSSQQSSTGSTRKSGVLDNQEACTSMEGSRSK; from the exons ATGACATGCTCTATTTGCAAGTCCAGTTCACATAACAGAAGAGGATGCCCTTTAAGACCACCAACATCAGCAACTGCACCAGCATCAACATCAGCCCCTTCCAGAAGAAGATACTCAATGCCACCAGCAGAAGCAAGAAGAAGGCCAAGAGGAAAAGCACCAGCAGCACCAGCAAAGCCAAGAGGAAAAGCACCACCAGCAGCAGCAGCAAAGCCAAGAAGAAAAGCACCGACGGCAGTAGCTGCACCAAAGCCAAGAGGAAAAGCAGCAGCAAAGGCAACAGCAAATAAAGCATCAACTAGAGCACCAGATGCAGCAACTGCACCAGCAGCAGCAGCAAAGGCAAGAGGAAAAACAGCAGTAGTACCAACAAAAACTGCACCAACTGCAATCCCTTCCAAGAGGAAATGCGCAAAACCACCTGTCCCTCTAAGGCCTAAAGCAACTACAAAG GTTAATTCTTCCCAGCAATCATCAACTGGAAGTACAAGAAAGAGTGGTGTTCTTGACAATCAAGAAGCATGTACAAGCATGGAAGGGAGCAGGAGTAAGTAA
- the LOC132620301 gene encoding pentatricopeptide repeat-containing protein At2g15690, mitochondrial-like: protein MASLLSPNNTHLKLRLPPHFQPLCAAPHNRTTTTTSPNNNRYSPQSRPRRNNNSKKQEYTRTTTPTPTPTPIQKQPHPLTLSPISTADDVYLMTLCNEGKIDQVIEYISQGVGADFRVFETLLSYCTKLESLEVGEKVHELLLRSPWSKNVELNGKLVEMYVKNGSMRNARKVFDKMRERKLELWHLMINGYAETGDGENGLLLFEQLKKLRVLVPNGDTFLVVLSACASKGAVKEGFMYFEVMKNEYGIVPGIEHYLGIIDVLGKSGYLNEALEFVEDMPIEPTKEVWETVIEFARIHGDIELEDRVDELLVRLESSRNVADKLPAPFQKRHSEFNMLEGKDRANEFKSTMPQRADAYEKLKGLSGQMRDAGYVPDTRYVLHDIDEAAKEQALMYHSERLAIAYGLISTPARTTLRIIKNLRICGDCHNAIKTMSKIVGRELIVRDNKRFHHFRDGKCSCNDYW from the exons ATGGCGTCTCTCTTGTCCCCTAATAACACCCACTTGAAATTACGTCTTCCACCTCATTTCCAACCCCTCTGCGCCGCCCCACACAACcgcaccaccaccaccacttccCCTAACAACAACCGCTACTCTCCACAATCAAGACCTCGCCGTAACAACAACAGCAAGAAGCAAGAATACACAAGAACCACTACTCCTACTCCTACTCCTACTCCTATTCAAAAACAACCTCACCCACTTACGTTGAGCCCCATCTCAACAGCTGATGATGTTTACTTAATGACTCTCTGCAATGAAG GTAAGATTGATCAAGTAATCGAGTACATTTCACAAGGCGTTGGAGCTGACTTTCGTGTTTTTGAGACATTGTTGAGTTATTGTACAAAACTTGAGTCTTTGGAAGTTGGGGAGAAGGTGCATGAGCTCTTATTGCGTTCGCCGTGGAGTAAGAATGTTGAATTGAATGGTAAGTTGGTGGAAATGTATGTTAAGAACGGAAGCATGAGGAATGCGAGGaaggtgtttgataaaatgcgtGAAAGAAAGTTGGAGTTATGGCATTTGATGATTAATGGGTATGCTGAAACTGGAGATGGGGAGAATGGGTTGCTTTTGTTCGAGCAACTGAAAAAACTTAGGGTGTTGGTGCCTAATGGGGACACTTTTTTGGTGGTTCTTTCGGCTTGTGCTAGTAAGGGAGCTGTGAAAGAAGGTTTTATGTATTTTGAGGTAATGAAGAATGAGTATGGGATTGTTCCTGGAATTGAGCATTATTTAGGGATTATTGATGTCTTGGGGAAATCTGGTTATTTGAATGAAGCGTTAGAGTTTGTTGAAGACATGCCTATTGAGCCTACAAAAGAAGTATGGGAGACCGTAATAGAGTTTGCACGAATTCATGGGGATATCGAACTTGAAGATCGAGTGGACGAGCTGCTCGTCAGGTTAGAATCTTCCAGAAATGTGGCTGATAAGCTCCCTGCACCGTTTCAGAAGAGGCATTCTGAGTTTAATATGCTTGAGGGTAAAGATAGAGCTAATGAGTTTAAGAGCACAATGCCACAAAGGGCAGATGCATATGAGAAATTGAAAGGCTTAAGCGGGCAAATGAGGGATGCTGGTTATGTACCAGACACGAGGTATGTGCTTCATGATATTGATGAAGCGGCTAAGGAGCAAGCGCTGATGTATCATAGTGAGAGATTGGCTATTGCATATGGTTTAATTAGTACACCGGCAAGAACAACTCTTAGGATCATCAAGAACCTAAGGATATGTGGTGACTGTCACAATGCCATTAAGACCATGTCAAAGATTGTTGGGAGAGAGTTGATTGTCAGAGATAACAAGCGCTTTCATCATTTCAGAGATGGTAAATGCTCCTGCAATGATTACTGGTGA
- the LOC132620302 gene encoding inorganic pyrophosphatase 2, with translation MAGAKIVIVFDFDGTLIDDDSDRWVVENMGLTHLFNQLRPTLPWNALMDRMMEELHSQGKTVEQIAECLKNVPLHPRTISAIESAHDLGCDLKVVSDANQFYIETILKHHGLYRCFSEIITNPTTVDGEGRLRIFPYHDLTSFHGCNLCPPNLCKGLVTEQMQASMSEKGKSIFIYLGDGRGDYCPTLKLDRGDHVMPRKGFPLSDRLLSNPNLLKADCHEWSNGEELESILLQLIGKICNE, from the exons ATGGCGGGTGCAAAGATCGTAATCGTATTTGATTTTGATGGGACCCTAATTGACGATGACAGTGATAGATGGGTCGTAGAGAATATGGGTCTGACCCATTTATTCAATCAGCTCCGACCCACTTTACCTTGGAATGCTCTCATG GATAGGATGATGGAGGAGCTACACTCACAGGGTAAAACAGTTGAACAAATAGCTGAATGTTTGAAGAACGTCCCATTGCATCCTCGAACAATTTCAGCCATAGAATCAGCTCATGATCTTGG ATGTGACTTAAAAGTAGTCAGTGATGCCAATCAGTTTTACATCGAGACTATATTGAAACATCATGGATTATACAGATGTTTCTCGGAGATCATTACTAACCCAACTACGGTAGATGGAGAAGGTAGACTAAGGATCTTTCCTTACCATGATTTGACGTCATTTCATGGTTGTAATCTATGCCCTCCTAACTTGTGCAAG GGTCTTGTTACTGAGCAGATGCAAGCTTCCATGTCTGAGAAAGGGAAATCAATATTCATATATCTTGGAGATGGCAGAGGTGATTACTGCCCAACCTTGAAGCTTGATAGAGGAGACCATGTGATGCCAAGGAAGGGCTTTCCGTTGTCGGATCGCCTGCTAAGTAATCCAAACCTTTTGAAAGCAGACTGTCATGAATGGAGCAATGGGGAAGAACTAGAAAGCATCCTACTCCAGCTTATTGGAAAAATATGCAATGAATAG